In the Catharus ustulatus isolate bCatUst1 chromosome 18, bCatUst1.pri.v2, whole genome shotgun sequence genome, one interval contains:
- the LOC117004943 gene encoding translation initiation factor IF-2-like, whose protein sequence is MAEAKRRAAPREGAREIACGNGPEQGDKQEQGSSSNSCQKSSGQVAQAPQQAHLQTKQSCLEPPGLAEETLPKESVATKRPGEPLEHEKSKRARKEESEPGPVEVTEQLWKDQLNRDPKLALEEPSEDRKDKGSPQANTKGFLEPELLGDALECDALIPNGHRSGDFHQEKVPSPPGEKKLFFPPRKLDLKRKEMESPEESPRKKKREDKGDTPRKRKK, encoded by the exons ATGGCCGAGGCAAAGCGAAGAGCAGCTCCAAGAGAGGGTGCCAGGGAAATTGCCTGTGGGAATGGGCCTGAGCAGGGGGacaagcaggagcagggcagcagcagcaactccTGCCAGAAGAGCAGTGGCCAGGTGGCTCAGGCTCCTCAGCAAGCTCATCTTCAGACtaagcagagctgcctggagccTCCTGGGCTCGCTGAGGAGACCTTGCCCAAGGAGTCTGTGGCTACCAAAAGACCTGGAGAGCCCCTGGAGCatgaaaaatccaaaagagCGCGGAAGGAGGAGAGTGAGCCTGGTCCTGTGGAGGTGACAGAGCAGTTATGGAAGGATCAGCTGAATAGAGACCCAAAGCTGGCACTTGAGGAGCCCTCTGAGGACAGAAAGGACAAGGGCTCCCCCCAGGCCAACACCAAAGGCTTTTtggagcctgagctgctgggagatgcTCTGGAATGTGATGCCCTCATCCCCAATGGGCACAGGTCTGGGGATTTCCACCAAGAGAAAGTGCCCTCACCTCCTGGGGAGAAGAAATTGTTCTTTCCTCCAAGGAAACTGGActtgaagagaaaagaaatggagaGTCCTGAGGAGTCCCCCAGAAAGAAGAAG AGAGAAGACAAGGGGGACACTcccagaaagagaaagaagtga